The Daucus carota subsp. sativus chromosome 7, DH1 v3.0, whole genome shotgun sequence genome window below encodes:
- the LOC108195618 gene encoding thaumatin-like protein 1 produces MAFGILLALSFVASSILGGETATFTITNNCPYTIWPATLTSSGPAISSSGFALASHTSNALNAQASWSGRIWARSFCNDAGTSCSTGDCGNLQCGSGGAPPATLIEFTLNGDGGKDFYDVSLVDGFNLPVNVVPGGGCPQTSCPVDVNADCPGDLAVKDQSGATIGCKSACVAFNQPQYCCTGDHGTPDTCPPTDYSKYFKGKCPQAYSYAYDDKSSTFTCPTGPDYAITFCP; encoded by the exons ATGGCATTCGGAATTCTCCTTGCTCTTTCCTTCGTCGCCTCATCAATCCTTG GCGGCGAAACAGCTACATTCACAATCACAAACAACTGCCCCTACACCATCTGGCCGGCCACACTGACCAGCAGTGGACCTGCCATCTCATCCTCAGGCTTCGCCCTAGCTTCCCACACTTCCAACGCCCTCAACGCGCAAGCCTCCTGGTCAGGCAGAATCTGGGCCAGATCCTTCTGCAACGACGCAGGCACATCCTGCAGCACAGGGGACTGTGGCAACCTCCAATGCGGGTCCGGGGGAGCCCCACCCGCCACCCTAATCGAATTCACCTTAAACGGAGACGGAGGGAAGGACTTCTACGACGTGAGCCTCGTAGATGGCTTCAACCTCCCTGTTAATGTGGTTCCAGGGGGAGGCTGCCCGCAAACAAGCTGCCCTGTGGATGTGAACGCTGATTGCCCGGGTGATCTAGCAGTCAAGGATCAGAGTGGCGCAACAATCGGGTGCAAGAGTGCTTGTGTAGCGTTCAATCAGCCGCAGTATTGTTGCACTGGTGACCATGGTACGCCTGACACGTGTCCCCCGACAGATTACTCTAAGTACTTCAAGGGGAAGTGTCCACAGGCTTATAGCTATGCGTATGATGATAAGTCTAGCACCTTTACTTGTCCTACTGGACCTGACTATGCGATCACTTTCTGCCCTTGA
- the LOC108193224 gene encoding phytochromobilin:ferredoxin oxidoreductase, chloroplastic — MECCSSSSSSIPVKLASLSSGSSLNYRMNNKLRGEKVRLIACCSYKKFIEFALDQTKLHTHLTPSPLQESYKCMTALDGKTELQMISFQAPKIRLLRSFSFEVSGVNQVLDFAVFPEPEFDLPIFCANFYSAANTNIVVLDLNPLHDVISNKDYKDKYYKELLPLGLKYAELLPWGGKITSESLRFFSPIVIWTKFSSSQDNYNVLYSAFMEYYKAWLELMNQAEPEMDVSRISCNQKAQHRYLTWREQKDPGHQLLKKLVGETSAKDLLRNFLFHGVKELGSDTFLDYFPEYKSEDGSVNLKRSIIGKSYENRPWDAKGDFIGI, encoded by the exons ATGGAGTGTTgctcttcatcatcttcttcaatcCCTGTAAAGCTCGCATCTTTATCATCAGGGTCATCACTTAATTACCGTATGAATAATAAATTGAGAGGTGAAAAAGTGAGGCTTATCGCTTGCTGCTCTTACAAAAAATTCATTGAATTTGCTTTGGATCAAACCAAACTACACACCCATCTCACTCCTTCTCCCTtgcag GAGAGCTATAAATGTATGACAGCCTTGGATGGGAAAACCGAGCTTCAAATGATCTCCTTCCAAGCTCCAAAGATTAGGTTGCTTCGGAGCTTCTCATTTGAAGTGAGCGGAGTTAATCAG GTACTAGATTTTGCTGTTTTCCCAGAACCAGAATTCGATCTGCCCATCTTCTGTGCCAACTTTTATAGTGCTGCTAACACGAACATAGTGGTTCT GGATCTGAATCCTCTGCATGATGTCATCAGTAACAAGGATTACAAGGACAAGTACTATAAAGAACTGCTTCCCCTTGGGCTCAAGTATGCTGAG CTTTTACCTTGGGGAGGAAAGATTACTAGCGAGTCCTTGAGATTTTTCTCACCAATAGTTATTTGGACAAagttttcttctagccaggacaATTATAATGTTCTATATTCTGCCTTTATGGAATACTATAAG GCATGGCTTGAGCTTATGAATCAAGCTGAACCAGAAATGGATGTTTCTCGTATCAGTTGCAATCAGAAAGCACAGCACAGATATCTGACGTGGAGAGAGCAAAAG GATCCAGGCCATCAACTTCTAAAAAAACTAGTTGGCGAGACTAGTGCAAAG GATTTGTTGCGGAACTTCCTCTTCCACGGGGTGAAAGAGCTAGGAAGCGACACATTCCTTGATTACTTTCCGGAGTACAAGAGCGAAGATGGAAGTGTAAATCTGAAACGCAGTATCATTGGTAAATCATATGAAAATCGACCTTGGGACGCGAAAGGAGATTTTATAggcatataa
- the LOC108194520 gene encoding uncharacterized protein LOC108194520 — protein sequence MGKKDEGVKIPMLDKEHYFHWKVKMRMHLLSFDTSYINCIEKGPHVPMKISTEVRANGEDLVDSYVPKSVSEYTEEDEKEVHKDKKVMNILFNGVDSDMFDNVINCTTAKDVWDTIQTLCEGTEQVRENKMQLFVQTYEHFHYKAGESLNDVFSRFQKLLNALKLYGRVYLVKDSNLKFLRSLPKDWKPMTVALRQAHDFNEYSLDKLYGILKTYELEIQQDEEMEKSSKKEKSVALVAEKSDEKDEPVKNVSANITPSKKSGEGKAEGHKGKSKMVMENEDDSTDEELNDIDEHLAFLARKFSKLKFKKNASSARPFRKSNQPRSSNLVDRSKFKCFNCGLAGHFSSECRKPRAEKEKSSSENADYKKKYFDLLNQKGRAFISEEKDWAAGDDSDDEQLVNLALMALGDESESPTSNNGQVSTTNTSELSKIECKQIIDDMSNEIYNLRTSLKSLTKESLRIKKTNELLTERNNFLESELLQLETFKKESRVAKDELVVALKEKEIFKKQLEREQEIMARWKNSRDVVSNMHATKIIEEKCISDWSSIKEELEKEGDQGSAADQSTDNDHQLKNSSSTDENYQLRSQKLAKKKNSLDKLNEQYGPTNKNFVKEESSSNKPVKEVNIGHLSNKQLKDKLDSVENKSIKKKSTRNGKVGINKKNNYTPDKNAVRKTCSKCGSENHLASNCKSILSNSTMPIPVQSASMPFMPMFQNSSAQYASMPFIPNLYFNAFAMPSMHMPQMTCQMPMMNAAYMNNMSLNNVVDDKPKNSGLSSKVKKDATPTKPKEESVSKPKADTNKKGPKTAWVPKSN from the coding sequence ATGGGTAAGAAGGATGAAGGAGTGAAGATTCCAATGCTGGACAAAGAgcactactttcactggaaagtaaaaatgaggatgcatcttcTGTCTTTTGACACCAGTTACATCAACTGCATAGAAAAAGGTCCTCATGTTCCTATGAAGATCAGCACTGAAGTTAGGGCTAATGGAGAGGATCTGGTTGATTCCTATGTTCCTAAAAGTGTATCTGAATACACTGAGGAAGATGaaaaagaagtgcacaaggataagAAAGTCATGAATATTCTCTTCAATGGAGTTGACTCAGACATGTTTGATAATGTCATAAACTGCACAACTGCCAAAGATGTATGGGATACCATTCAAACCCTCTGTGAAGGAactgagcaagtgagagaaaacaagatgcagtTGTTTGTACAGACATATGAACACTTTCACTATAAAGCTGGTGAATCCTTAAATGATGTGTTTAGTAGATTTCAAAAATTGCTAAATGCACTCAAGCTTTATGGAAGAGTATATCTGGTGAAAGATTCTAATCTCAAGTTCTTGAGGTCTTTGCCTAAGGACTGGAAGCCAATGACAGTGGCTCTTAGGCAAGCTCATGATTTTAATGAGTATTCTTTAGACAAGCTCTATGGTATTCTTAAAACCTATGAGCTTGAGATACAACAAGATGAGGAAATGGAGAAAAGTTCCAAGAAAGAaaaatctgtagctctggttgCTGAAAAGAGTGATGAAAAAGATGAACCTGTCAAGAATGTGTCTGCTAACATTACACCAAGCAAGAAATCTGGTGAAGGTAAAGCTGAAGGGCACAAAGGCAAAAGCAAAATGGTGATGGAGAATGAAGATGATTCTACTGATGAGGAATTGAATGACATTGATGAGCATTTGGCTTTTCTTGctagaaaattttctaaactTAAGTTCAAGAAAAATGCTTCATCTGCTAGGCCATTCAGAAAAAGCAATCAGCCAAGGTCCTCAAATCTggttgacagatcaaaattcaaatgctttaactgtggACTAGCTGGTCATTTCTCAAGTGAGTGTAGAAAGCCCAGGGCTGAGAAGGAAAAATCATCATCTGAGAATGCTGATTATAAGAAGAAATATTTTGACCTTCTTAACCAGAAAGGAAGGGCATTTATATCTGAGGAAAaagattgggcagctggagatgattctgatgatgagCAGCTGGTCAATCTTGCTCTTATGGCCCTTGGAGATGAGTCTGAATCTCCCACATCAAATAATGGACAGGTATCTACCACTAACACATCTGAACTTTCTAAGATTGAATGTAAACAAATTATTGATGATATGTCTAATGAGATTTACAATCTTAGAACTTCCCTCAAGTCTTTAACAAAGGAGAGTCTTAGAATTAAAAAGACTAATGAACTTTTGACTGAGAGAAATAACTTCCTAGAATCTGAGCTTCTTCAATTAGAAACTTTTAAGAAAGAATCTAGGGTTGCTAAAGATGAATTAGTGGTAGCTCTTAAAGAAAAAGAGATCTTTAAGAAGCAACTAGAGAGAGAACAAGAGATAATGGCTAGATGGAAGAATTCTAGAGATGTGGTCTCCAATATGCATGCTACAAAGATTATTGAAGAGAAATGTATAAGTGATTGGAGTTCCATTAAAGAAGAGCTAGAGAAAGAAGGAGATCAAGGTTCTGCTGCTGACCAATCAACTGAtaatgatcatcagttgaagaactcTTCATCAACCGATGAGAATTATCAGTTGAGAAGTCAGAAATTGGCTAAAAAGAAGAATAGCCTGGATAAACTCAATGAGCAATATGGGCCCACTaataaaaattttgtaaaagAGGAATCCAGTTCTAACAAGCCTGTCAAGGAAGTAAACATAGGGCATTTGTCTAACAAGCAATTGAAAGACAAATTAGATTCTGTTGAGAATAAGAGCATTAAAAAGAAAAGCACTAGAAATGGTAAGGTAGGTATTAACAAAAAGAATAATTACACTCCTGATAAGAATGCAGTCAGAAAAACTTGTTCTAAATGTGGTAGTGAAaatcatcttgcttctaactGCAAATCTATATTGTCTAATTCTACCATGCCTATTCCTGTGCAATCTGCTTCCATGCCTTTTATGCCCATGTTTCAAAATTCATCTGCACAATATGCAAGCATGCCATTCATACCAAATCTATACTTTAATGCATTTGCCATGCCTTCTATGCATATGCCTCAAATGACATGTCAAATGCCTATGATGAATGCTGCATACATGAATAATATGTCTTTGAACAATGTGGTTGATGACAAGCCCAAGAACTCTGGTCTATCCTCCAAGGTGAAAAAGGATGCTACTCCTACTAAACCTAAAGAGGAATCTGTCTCTAAACCTAAAGCAGATACTAATAAGAAAGGACCCAAGACTGCTTGGGTACCTAAATCAAATTAA